A DNA window from Ostrea edulis chromosome 5, xbOstEdul1.1, whole genome shotgun sequence contains the following coding sequences:
- the LOC125652240 gene encoding uncharacterized protein LOC125652240, which yields MLRGISFFLVLSALFSWYGKALSNSEANTTRDDVAPCVSKILQGFTLSSLRMLKHGDVEGLKVKLYRSQLTNSSTDWFLVREDGIRNSFFSLSPFNPMAQWVLFASFQTNELSILENPSNCLGEYRHPDFRATIQQLILQRVHDHISDSFYLCVKEVKNISGSPVELFDCCTRGSNGTLSCEEIQTGGLVEVFFSIVFVLKVFLVILGVRFIPRSLYRKRHCYKEFIFSLTTPLEIAVTKRFSPPPNVSKLRNVDLGTKYTSSGYQYRIKIGENLDRLSDIVEKMEMSKTENFKLRAVWFKVDPDRVVSRNKAPVGFFSFFYRRLFQCKCYVHGRKQKVFEHSYVNENNEYISLHNCCKRKISKDSTWESLARNLIQMFFTLFVFWSPVIVITMYWNYEEGFIQNKLEAARSINMTTSLPFYSTKLLSLFYIHGFYVVYQVCFAIWFLPLLMLIFMKVVTDNTFWKRTVWIFIRSLVYSKHFSHVGTSWAASFLLRSFTSNALTDVNSIHIFLWIMVKLASLLIVVIVLLFCKLSSLNVFLQLVWRYTREIVKCVKKTNNDDERSDMEDLVQEKLSKDTCEKNVRGFLNLPSSDVCSLVMEDTKFPRSSRARFLWCIMCFCWLTFLVCAIPIFIDVTFIIVDIIILVIVSLIFNIRHVAQYFLIMLFICVYSSIFVKHVEEIYQNFNNKVQTFLLERQTRSLINKNLHDDTIPSANRSYQVIPGRGCGRCAACHVFTTKNGIPKWKARHLVQFVDDKGEPCIPKNFFFQTCYMNHFACPGSLSNHYYNAVIKSLLLTFYILLMILLIKIIHPGLPWWGYLLVYTIVGLVPIIFLTNFYSGPRDDKYDVADDIFKQKLEHVIREYKQEWSIIDLEISSRARLDDSISSHLEGNDDADNETKCWFRTPNNACVCLNVPNRKPMNVDDTIQTESAPPTPVRRTPSRNGFSGSRTMRGQWSSFESNSPRQSFKSLQTSPMQSPRRTQTSIPGNHQESWDSLDDRPPTRSSSGKRKSPRVPSDEITHEGSEMINILPKSYPGACCVSTKDDTISIASTLSNHSHDQHHQETISSILKNMKSLNRDKRATQTLVADV from the exons ATGCTTCGTGGAATTTCGTTTTTCTTGGTTTTAAGTGCATTGTTTTCTTGGTATGGGAAAGCTTTGTCCAACTCCGAAGCAAACACAACTCGCGATGATGTTGCGCCTTGTGTATCCAAGATCTTACAAGGATTTACTCTGAGCTCTCTTCGGATGCTGAAACACGGTGATGTTGAAGGCTTAAAGGTCAAGTTGTACCGTAGCCAACTAACCAATAGCTCCACCGACTGGTTCCTGGTTCGTGAAGACGGAATTCGAAATAGTTTCTTCTCCTTGTCTCCTTTCAATCCAATGGCTCAGTGGGTGTTGTTCGCTTCTTTTCAAACAAATGAGCTTTCGATTCTTGAGAATCCAAGTAACTGTCTCGGTGAATATCGGCATCCTGATTTTCGGGCGACCATCCAACAGCTGATACTACAACGCGTCCATGACCATATTTCGGACTCGTTTTATCTTTGTGTCAaggaagttaaaaatatatCCGGGTCTCCTGTTGAACTATTTGATTGCTGCACAAGAGGTTCAAACGGGACTTTATCTTGTGAAGAAATACAGACAGGCGGTTTAGTAGAGGTTTTCTtcagtattgtttttgttttgaaggTATTTCTGGTTATTTTGGGTGTGCGCTTTATTCCTAGATCTTTGTACAGGAAACGCCACTGCTACAAagaattcatattttctttaaCAACTCCGCTAGAAATTGCGGTAACAAAGCGTTTTTCGCCTCCACCTAATGTATCTAAATTACGAAATGTTGACCTCGGAACAAAATATACCTCTAGTGGATATCAGTATCGAATTAAGATTGGAGAAAATCTTGACCGACTTTCTGATATCGTAGAGAAGATGGAGATGAGTAAAACGGAGAACTTCAAGCTTAGGGCCGTGTGGTTTAAAGTGGATCCAGATCGTGTTGTTTCGAGAAATAAGGCACCTGTCGGGTTTTTCTCCTTTTTCTATCGTCGACTATTTCAGTGCAAATGTTACGTTCATGGACGCAAACAGAAAGTGTTCGAACATTCATATGTTAATGAAAACAACGAATATATTTCTCTGCACAATTGCTGCAAACGCAAAATTTCAAAGGACAGTACGTGGGAATCTCTCGCCCGAAATTTGATACAAATGTTTTTCACCCTTTTTGTGTTCTGGAGTCCAGTAATTGTTATCACAATGTATTGGAATTATGAGGAAGGATTCATTCAAAATAAACTAGAAGCAGCTAGAAGTATAAACATGACAACATCACTGCCGTTTTACTCCACGAAACTACTGTCTTTATTCTATATTCACGGTTTTTACGTTGTGTATCAAGTATGTTTTGCCATATGGTTTTTGCCGTTATTAATGCTAATATTCATGAAAGTAGTCACAGATAACACATTTTGGAAAAGAACTGTTTGGATTTTTATAAGGAGTCTGGTATATTCTAAACATTTCTCCCATGTTGGAACCAGTTGGGCGGCGTCATTTCTGCTTCGATCCTTCACCAGCAATGCTTTGACGGATGTTAACTCCATACACATTTTTCTATGGATCATGGTAAAGTTAGCATCATTGCTCATCGTTGTAATTGTCCTTCTATTTTGTAAGTTGTCTAGTCTTAATGTGTTTCTACAGCTAGTGTGGAGATACACACGAGAAATTGTGAAATGTGTGAAGAAAACCAACAACGATGACGAGCGCAGTGATATGGAGGATCTCGTGCAAGAGAAATTATCCAAGGACACTTGTGAGAAAAATGTCCGAGGGTTTTTAAACCTCCCATCATCTGACGTTTGTTCGTTAGTTATGGAGGACACCAAGTTTCCAAGATCTTCTCGTGCCCGTTTTTTGTGGTGTATCATGTGCTTTTGTTGGTTAACATTCTTGGTTTGTGCTATTCCAATCTTCATAGATGTTACTTTTATCATTGTGGACATTATAATTTTAGTCATAGTCAGTTTGATTTTCAACATTCGTCACGTGGCACAGTATTTTCTAATTATGCTTTTCATTTGCGTTTATTCAAGTATCTTCGTTAAACACGTCGAAGAAATATATCAGAATTTTAACAATAAAGTTCAGACTTTTCTTCTTGAGAGACAAACACGATCATTGATAAATAAGAATTTGCATGACGACACGATTCCAAGCGCCAATCGTTCTTACCAAGTGATACCGGGCAGAGGATGCGGAAGGTGCGCTGCGTGCCACGTTTTCACTACCAAAAATGGTATACCAAAGTGGAAGGCCCGTCACTTAGTCCAGTTTGTGGATGACAAAGGTGAACCCTGTATCCCAAAGAATTTCTTTTTTCAGACTTGCTACATGAACCACTTTGCTTGTCCAGGGTCTCtttccaaccactactacaatgCCGTGATAAAATCCCTCCTTTTGACATTTTATATATTACTTATGATTCTGTTGATTAAAATTATACACCCCGGTCTTCCATGGTGGGGTTATTTGCTAGTATATACTATAGTAGGACTTGTACCAATAATATTTTTGACAAACTTTTATTCTGGACCCCGGGATGACAAATATGATGTAGCAGACGACATATTCAAACAAAAGCTTGAACACGTCATCCGTGAGTACAAACAGGAATGGTCTATCATTGATTTAGAAATTTCAAGTCGTGCAAGATTGGATGACTCTATTTCATCACACCTGGAAGGAAATGATGATGCTGACAACGAAACCAAATGCTGGTTTCGAACTCCAAACAATGCCTGTGTATGTTTAAACGTTCCTAACCGGAAGCCAATGAATG TCGATGATACCATACAAACAGAATCCGCCCCTCCTACACCAGTAAGACGAACTCCATCAAGAAATG GTTTCAGTGGTTCCAGAACAATGCGCGGACAGTGGAGTTCTTTTGAGAGTAACTCTCCTCGACAGAGTTTCAAATCATTACAAACGTCTCCCATGCAATCACCCAGACGCACACAGACTTCTATCCCCGGAAACCACCAGGAGTCATGGGACTCGCTTGATGATAGACC